Proteins from a genomic interval of Equus quagga isolate Etosha38 chromosome 11, UCLA_HA_Equagga_1.0, whole genome shotgun sequence:
- the GP1BA gene encoding platelet glycoprotein Ib alpha chain, giving the protein MPLLFLLLLLPSPSHPESICEVSKVAKVEVNCDNRRLKTLPPDLPKDTAILHLDENPLGNFSTSSAVFLTHLTQLYLVKCQLTTLTTDSMLPLLDTLDISHNQLKRLPLLGQALPALTTLDVSFNQLTSLFPHDLNGLSKLHELSLRGNKLKSLPPDLLRPTPQLKKLNLAENRLQELPPGLLDGLEDLDTLYLQQNWLYTIPKRFFGDLILPFAFLHDNPWKCNCEILYFKRWLEDNEKNVYLWKNGTDVKAMTPNVASVQCDNQPVYTYAGEGCPTAGDEDIDYDDYREEVTTMRGMVSFSTNTEANTTHQGLLYLEPSASLQSQMPYLPPAEESTKKQTTFPYITEFIRFSKMSKPPTEPTTMPTTPEPTTPSTPEPTTTPSTPQTTPAPTTTPTTPEPTTTPTTPEPTTPEPTSVTTNLESTKPKTDSNSLMVLGMGQENLDSSRNDPFLNPDFCCLLPLGFYILSFLWLLFASVVLILLLTWVQHGKPQALDFGQSAALATATHTTHLELQRGRQVTVPQAWLLFLQGSLPTFRSSLFLWVRPNGRVGPLVAGRRPSALSLGRGQDLLGTVSIRYSGHSL; this is encoded by the coding sequence atgcctctcctcttcctgctgctcctgctgccaaGCCCTTCACACCCCGAATCTATCTGTGAGGTCTCCAAAGTGGCCAAGGTGGAAGTGAACTGTGATAATCGGAGGCTGAAGACGCTGCCTCCCGATCTGCCAAAAGACACAGCTATCCTCCACCTGGATGAGAATCCCCTGGGCAACTTCTCTACGTCCTCCGCGGTGTTTCTGACTCACCTCACTCAGCTGTACCTGGTTAAATGCCAGCTGACCACGCTGACGACTGACAGTATGCTGCCACTGCTGGATACCCTGGATATCTCCCACAACCAGTTGAAACGCCTGCCCTTGCTAGGACAAGCACTGCCAGCACTCACTACCCTGGATGTCTCCTTCAACCAGCTGACCTCCTTGTTTCCTCATGACCTGAATGGCCTGAGCAAACTCCATGAGCTCTCCCTGCGTGGCAATAAACTGAAGAGTCTGCCCCCTGATCTATTAAGGCCCACACCCCAGCTGAAGAAGCTCAATCTGGCTGAGAACAGGTTGCAGGAGCTGCCCCCTGGGCTCCTGGATGGGTTGGAGGACCTCGACACCCTCTACCTCCAACAGAACTGGCTGTACACAATACCAAAGCGCTTCTTTGGGGACCTCATCCTGCCTTTTGCTTTTCTCCACGACAACCCCTGGAAGTGCAACTGTGAGATCCTCTATTTCAAGCGCTGGCTGGAGGACAATGAGAAGAATGTCTACCTATGGAAGAATGGTACAGATGTCAAGGCCATGACCCCCAATGTGGCAAGTGTGCAATGTGACAACCAACCCGTCTACACCTACGCAGGGGAGGGCTGCCCCACCGCTGGTGATGAGGACATAGACTATGATGACTATAGAGAGGAGGTGACGACCATGAGGGGTATGGTCAGCTTCTCTACCAACACTGAAGCCAATACAACCCACCAAGGCCTACTCTACTTAGAACCTAGTGCTTCTCTACAGAGCCAAATGCCCTACTTGCCCCCAGCTGAAGAGTCCACTAAGAAACAGACCACATTCCCATACATCACAGAATTCATCAGATTCTCCAAAATGTCAAAACCCCCTACTGAACCCACCACAATGCCGACCACCCCAGAGCCCACAACCCCAAGTACCCCAGaacccaccaccacccccagtACCCCCCAGACCACCCCCGCGCCCACCACCACCCCGACCACCCCAGAGCCCACCACCACGCCGACCACCCCAGAGCCCACCACCCCAGAGCCCACCTCAGTCACTACTAACTTAGAATCCACAAAACCCAAGACCGATAGCAACTCCTTGATGGTCCTTGGGATGGGTCAAGAGAATTTGGATAGCTCTAGAAATGACCCTTTTCTCAACCCTGACTTTTGCTGCCTCCTCCCCTTGGGCTTCTACATTTTGAGtttcctctggcttctctttGCCTCTGTGGTCCTCATCCTGCTGCTGACCTGGGTCCAGCACGGGAAACCACAGGCCCTGGACTTTGGCCAGTCTGCTGCCCTGGCCACggccacacacaccacacatctgGAGCTGCAGAGGGGAAGGCAAGTGACTgtgccccaggcctggctgcttTTCCTTCAAGGGTCACTCCCCACTTTCCGCTCCAGCCTTTTCCTGTGGGTACGGCCTAATGGCCGCGTGGGGCCCCTGGTGGCAGGACGGCGGCCCTCTGCCCTGAGTCTGGGTCGTGGTCAGGACCTGCTGGGTACAGTGAGCATTAGGTACTCCGGCCACAGCCTCTga